In the Anastrepha obliqua isolate idAnaObli1 chromosome 1, idAnaObli1_1.0, whole genome shotgun sequence genome, one interval contains:
- the LOC129246849 gene encoding jerky protein homolog-like gives MEKGVIEAFKRYYRKALLRSVLIGQEKDKTILEIYKGINLKDAVYMAAEAWTNVKTTTLKKSWNKLCPAVESEASPTSEEPTNENFVSEMVELMKEVPGFEECDQENVHEWLEFDKDDPGYELLTDDDIVAQVEVPEDDDDDDEISDDIVSAEKCPSNEEAFKCFETVIKWLEHQAECDSVQLLSLKRLRDLAAKKRVSKLKPTNMFPFFLD, from the coding sequence ATGGAAAAGGGGGTGATCGAAGCCTTCAAACGTTACTACAGAAAAGCGTTGCTTCGTAGTGTCCTAATCGGCCAAGAGAAAGATAAGACAATTCTTGAAATCTACAAAGGTATTAACTTGAAGGATGCGGTTTACATGGCAGCAGAAGCGTGGACTAATGTCAAAACGACTACTCTAAAGAAATCCTGGAATAAGCTTTGTCCAGCAGTTGAATCCGAAGCTAGCCCTACATCGGAAGAAccaacaaatgaaaactttgtttcaGAAATGGTTGAGTTGATGAAAGAGGTTCCAGGATTTGAAGAATGTGACCAAGAAAATGTGCATGAATGGCTAGAATTTGACAAGGATGATCCTGGCTACGAATTGTTGACAGACGACGATATAGTAGCACAGGTTGAAGTTCCTGAAGATGACGACGATGATGACGAAATTAGTGATGACATCGTCTCAGCTGAAAAATGTCCGTCCAATGAAGAAGCCTTTAAATGCTTTGAGACTGTTATTAAATGGTTGGAACACCAAGCCGAATGCGATTCTGTACAGTTGCTGTCTTTAAAACGCCTAAGAGATTTGGCGGCAAAAAAACGAGTCTCAAAACTTAAGCCAACAAATATGTTCCCCTTTTTTTTGGATTAG